A window of the Thermus thermamylovorans genome harbors these coding sequences:
- a CDS encoding UDP-glucose dehydrogenase family protein — MKKVAVVGAGYVGLTTGAALAYLGHRVVVLDVDEARVEGLRQGVLPFFEPHLREVLALAQGRIRFTARYEEAIPQAEVVFLAVGTPPGPKGGPDLSQVQAAAEAIGRHLGEGFTVVVNKSTVPVGSGNFVEALVRRAYAQAHGGELDGRLAVASNPEFLREGQALYDSFYPDRIVVGAEDPRAVAALRELYEPVLEQSFPPPPFLPRPERMGAVPFLTTDLASAELIKYAANAFLALKISFINELAALAERVGADIREVARGIGLDSRIGPRFLQAGLGWGGSCFPKDTLALLAMGEEAGVPLPIVEAARRVNFAQRQRVVGKLQEALGTLRGRTIALLGLAFKPHTDDLRESPALELAALLLERGAFVRAHDPVALPRARREVALPLEYAETPEALLRGADAAVLATDWPEYRTWPWGSLRALFRTPLVVDARNHLDGEELLRLGYRYLGVGVPQRGSLVREVS, encoded by the coding sequence GAAAAAGGTAGCGGTGGTCGGCGCTGGCTACGTGGGCCTCACCACGGGGGCGGCCCTGGCCTACCTGGGGCACCGGGTGGTGGTTCTGGACGTGGACGAGGCCCGGGTGGAGGGCCTGAGGCAGGGGGTGCTCCCCTTCTTCGAGCCCCACCTGCGGGAGGTCCTGGCCCTGGCCCAGGGGCGGATCCGCTTCACCGCCCGCTACGAGGAGGCCATCCCCCAGGCGGAGGTGGTCTTCCTGGCGGTGGGCACACCCCCAGGGCCCAAGGGCGGCCCGGACCTCTCCCAGGTGCAGGCCGCCGCGGAGGCGATCGGGCGGCACCTGGGGGAGGGCTTCACCGTGGTGGTGAACAAGTCCACGGTCCCGGTGGGGAGCGGGAACTTCGTGGAAGCCCTGGTGCGGCGGGCCTACGCCCAGGCCCATGGAGGGGAGCTGGACGGCCGCCTGGCGGTGGCCTCCAACCCCGAGTTCCTGCGGGAAGGCCAGGCGCTCTACGACAGCTTCTACCCGGACCGCATCGTGGTGGGGGCGGAGGACCCCAGGGCGGTGGCCGCTTTACGGGAGCTCTATGAACCCGTCCTGGAGCAGAGCTTCCCCCCGCCCCCTTTCCTCCCCCGGCCGGAGCGGATGGGGGCGGTGCCCTTTCTCACCACGGACCTGGCTTCGGCGGAGCTCATCAAGTACGCGGCCAACGCTTTCCTGGCCCTGAAGATCAGCTTCATCAACGAGCTGGCCGCCCTGGCGGAACGGGTGGGGGCGGACATCCGCGAGGTGGCCCGGGGGATCGGCCTGGATAGCCGCATCGGCCCCCGCTTCCTGCAGGCGGGCTTGGGCTGGGGGGGAAGCTGCTTCCCCAAGGACACCCTGGCCCTCCTGGCCATGGGGGAGGAGGCGGGGGTCCCTTTGCCCATCGTGGAGGCGGCCCGGCGGGTGAACTTCGCCCAGCGGCAGCGGGTGGTGGGCAAACTCCAGGAGGCCCTGGGCACCCTGCGGGGCAGGACCATTGCCCTTTTGGGCCTGGCCTTCAAGCCCCACACCGATGACCTGCGGGAATCCCCGGCCCTGGAGCTGGCGGCCCTCCTTCTGGAGCGGGGGGCTTTTGTGCGGGCCCACGACCCCGTGGCCCTGCCCCGGGCCCGGAGGGAGGTTGCCCTTCCCCTGGAGTACGCCGAGACCCCCGAGGCCCTCCTCCGGGGGGCGGACGCGGCGGTCCTGGCCACGGACTGGCCGGAGTACCGCACCTGGCCCTGGGGGTCCCTTAGGGCCCTTTTCCGCACCCCCCTGGTGGTGGACGCCCGCAACCACCTGGACGGGGAGGAGCTCCTC